Proteins encoded together in one Hymenobacter monticola window:
- a CDS encoding M48 family metallopeptidase, whose protein sequence is MFKKLTLVASLAFMAACSTVPITGRRQLSLVSDNEINSLAAQQYREVIAKGPLSNNSQDVALVRRVGQRIQGAVESYFRQQNASDQLVGYQWEFNVIQDDKQQNAWCMPGGKVAVYTGILPITQDENGLAVVMAHEIAHAVAKHGSERMSQGLLQQAGGQALSAALSTNAPATQQLALQAFGVGSQLGLLRYGRNQESEADHLGLIFMAMAGYNPDGAITFWQRMDARENQASPPEFLSTHPSNGTRIADIQRELPEARKYYTAR, encoded by the coding sequence ATGTTCAAAAAACTCACTCTTGTGGCCAGCCTCGCTTTTATGGCTGCCTGCTCCACGGTGCCCATCACGGGCCGCCGCCAGCTCAGCCTCGTGAGCGACAACGAAATCAATTCGCTGGCTGCCCAGCAGTACCGCGAAGTCATTGCCAAAGGCCCACTGTCGAACAACTCACAGGATGTGGCTCTGGTGCGCCGCGTGGGCCAGCGCATCCAAGGCGCCGTGGAAAGTTATTTCCGCCAGCAAAACGCTTCCGACCAGCTGGTCGGCTACCAGTGGGAATTCAACGTCATCCAGGACGACAAGCAGCAAAACGCGTGGTGCATGCCCGGCGGCAAGGTGGCCGTGTACACCGGCATCCTGCCCATCACGCAGGACGAAAACGGCCTGGCCGTGGTGATGGCGCACGAAATTGCCCACGCCGTGGCCAAGCACGGCTCCGAACGCATGAGCCAGGGCCTGCTGCAGCAGGCAGGCGGTCAGGCCTTGTCGGCCGCCCTGTCTACCAACGCGCCGGCTACCCAGCAGCTGGCCCTGCAAGCCTTTGGCGTGGGGTCGCAGCTGGGCCTGCTGCGGTACGGCCGCAACCAGGAATCGGAAGCCGACCACCTGGGTTTGATTTTCATGGCTATGGCCGGCTACAACCCCGACGGCGCCATCACGTTCTGGCAGCGCATGGACGCCCGCGAAAACCAAGCCTCGCCGCCCGAGTTCCTCTCCACCCACCCCTCCAACGGCACGCGCATCGCCGACATTCAGCGCGAGCTGCCCGAGGCCCGCAAATACTACACGGCCCGCTAA
- a CDS encoding fumarylacetoacetate hydrolase family protein encodes MKIICIGRNYADHIAELQNEVPSAPVIFLKPETALLQRGQPFFLPEFSPDIHHELELVLRVSKNGRHIEEQFAHTYFDAIGLGIDFTARDLQSELKKKGLPWELAKAFDGSAPISPTFKPVSEFADLANINFHLDVNGETRQTGNSSLMLHPFAKIISFVSKYISLKMGDLIFTGTPAGVAAVKLGDQLTGYLEGEKLLELAVK; translated from the coding sequence ATGAAAATTATTTGCATCGGCCGCAACTACGCCGACCACATTGCCGAGCTGCAAAACGAGGTGCCGAGCGCGCCCGTCATCTTCCTCAAGCCCGAAACCGCGCTGCTGCAGCGCGGCCAGCCGTTTTTCCTGCCCGAGTTTTCGCCAGACATCCACCACGAACTGGAGCTGGTGCTGCGCGTGAGCAAAAACGGCCGCCACATCGAGGAGCAATTCGCCCACACCTACTTCGACGCCATCGGCCTGGGCATCGACTTTACGGCCCGAGACCTGCAGAGCGAGCTCAAGAAAAAGGGCCTGCCCTGGGAGCTGGCCAAAGCTTTTGATGGCTCGGCGCCCATCTCGCCCACGTTCAAGCCGGTGAGCGAGTTTGCCGATTTGGCCAATATCAACTTCCACCTCGACGTGAACGGCGAAACCCGCCAGACCGGCAATTCGAGCCTGATGCTGCACCCGTTTGCCAAAATCATCAGCTTCGTGTCGAAATACATCTCGTTGAAAATGGGCGACCTGATTTTCACGGGCACCCCTGCCGGCGTGGCCGCCGTAAAGCTGGGCGACCAGCTGACCGGTTACCTGGAAGGGGAGAAGCTGCTGGAGCTAGCAGTGAAATAG